GAGCTGGCCGGCTACGTCAACGGGCAGATGCCCGAGCACGTCGTCAGCCTGGTGACCGAGGGTTTGAACCGGCGCGGTCGCTCGCTGCATGGCTCTCGGGTGCTGGTGCTGGGGGTCGCGTACAAGGCCGACATCGACGACGTCCGCGAGAGCCCCTCGCTCGACATCATGGAGAAGTTGCGGGAGCACGGCGCGCGCATCGAGTACCACGACCCCTACGTGCCCTCGATCGAGTTCGGCGGCAAGCGGCTGAAGAGCACGCCCTTCACTCCCACGCAGCTGCGGCGATTCGACTGCGTGGTGGTGGCCACCGCGCACTCGAATGTCTCCTACCCCATGTTGCTCAAATACGCGCGCACCGTGGTGGACACGCGGAACGCGCTCAAGGGCCGGAGCTCGCCGAAGATCGTTCGCCTCTAGTCGCGGCGCCGGACTCGACGACGAAACGGGCGGCGGAGTGCTCGTTCCGCCGCCCGATCGATCCCTTCCGAGGCGAGACTAGTTCATCACTTCGAAGTCGGCGTCGACCGCCCCCGAACCGCTCTTCTTCTCGGTGTCGGGCTCAGGCTTCGGACCGGGCTGTGACTGCGCCCCCGCTCCGGCCGTCTGGTAGAGCGACGCCGCCGCCTCGTGCCATGCCTGCTGCAGCGACTCGCTCGCCGAGGTGATCGCCGCCGGGTCTTCACCCTTGAGCGCCTCCCGCAGGCGACCGAGCGACTCCTCGATGCGGCCCTTGAGGCCCGCCTCGAGCTTCTCGCCGTGCTCCTTCAGGTTCTTCTCGATCTCGTACACCAGCGCGTCGCCCCGGTTGCGGGCCTCGACCGCCTCTTTGCGCTTGCGGTCCTCGCCGGCATGCTCCTCGGCGTCGCGCACCATCTTCTGGATGTCGGCTTCGTTCAGCCCGCTCGAGGCCTCGATGCGGATGCTCTGCTCCTTCCCCGACGCCCGATCCTTCGCCGAGACATGGAGGATGCCGTTGGCATCGATGTCGAACGCCACCTCGATCTGAGGGATTCCGCGCGGCGCCGGCGGAATGCCGTCGAGGTGGAACCGCCCGATGGTCTTGTTGTCGCGCGCCATCGGCCGTTCGCCCTGGAGGACGTGCACCTCGACCGACGTCTGACTGTCGGACGCCGTCGAGAACACCTCCATCTTGCGAGTCGGAATCGTGGTGTTGCGCGTGATGAGCGGCGTCATCACGCCGCCGAGGGTCTCGATGCCGAGCGACAGCGGCGTCACGTCGAGCAGCACGACATCGCGCACGTCGCCCGCCAGCACCGCCCCCTGAATGGCGGCGCCCACCGCCACCACTTCGTCGGGGTTGACGCCCTTGTGCGGCTCCCTGCCGAAGATCTCCTTCACCAGCTCCTGCACCTTGGGCATGCGCGTCGAGCCGCCGACCAGCACCACCTCGTCGATCTGCGAGGCCTGCAGTCCGGCGTCCTTCAGCGCCTGCATCACCGGGCCACGGCAGCGCTCGATCAGGTCGGCCACGATCTGTTCGAGCCGGGCGCGAGTGAGCGTGATGTTCATGTGCTTGGGACCGTTCTGATCGGCGGTGATGAACGGCAGATTCACGTCGGTCTGAAGCGTTCCCGACAACTCGCACTTGGCCTTCTCGGCCGCCTCCTTGAGCCGCTGGAGCGCCATCGGATCGCGGCGCAGATCGATGCCTTCCTGCTTCTGAAACTCCGCGGCGAGCCAGTCGATCACCTTCTGATCGAAGTCGTCCCCACCCAGGTGCGTGTCGCCGTTGGTGGAACGCACCTCGAACACGCCGTCGCCGATCTCGAGGATCGAGATGTCGAACGTGCCGCCACCCAGGTCGAAGACCGCGATCTTCTCGTCCTTCTTCTTGTCGAGACCGTAGGCGAGCGCCGCGGCGGTCGGCTCGTTGATGATGCGCTTCACGTCGAGTCCGGCCACGCGCCCGGCGTCCTTGGTGGCCTGGCGCTGGCTGTCGTTGAAGTAGGCCGGAACGGTGACCACCGCCTCGGTGACCTTCTCGCCCAGATACTCCTCGGCGGTCTGCCTCATCTTCTGCAGGATCATCGCCGAGATCTCGGGCGGCGAGTACTCCTGACCGCTCACGCGCACCCGGGCGTCCCCGTTCGGGCCACGCGTCACTTCATAGGGAACGAGCTTGATCTCGCCCGTCACTTCGTCGTACTTGCGCCCCATGAAGCGCTTGATGGAATAAATGGTGTTCTTGGGATTGGTCACCGCCTGCCGGCGTGCGACCAGACCCACCAGGCGCTCGCCGGCCTTGGAGAACGCCACCACCGACGGCGTGGTGCGGAATCCTTCGGCGTTGGCGATCACCTTCGGCTCGCCACCCTCCATCACCGCGACGCACGAGTTGGTGGTTCCCAAATCAATACCGATGACCTTGCCCATGATGTTCCTTTCACCTTTCACGCGGGGTCGCGCCTGGCCGGATGACTTCCGGCCGGCGCGAGCCGCGAATTCGTTCCGAGAGCTTAGCCGACCTGAATCTCGATCTCACGCGACCGGGCCTGCGGGGCCTTGGGCACGTGAACCTCGAGCACTCCGTCCTTGAAGGTGGCCTTGACCTGGTCCGCCTGCACCGGCGCACTCAGGGTGAAGCCGCGCTGGAAGCTGCCGAACACCCGCTCCCGATACTCCAGCCTGCCTTCCTTGCGGGCCTCGTCCTGCTTCCGCTCGCCGCTGATGGTCAGCTCGTCGCCGAGCAGACTCACCTTGACGTCGCCCTGTGCGACGCCCGGCAGATCCAGACGCACGATGAATGCCTCGGGAGTCTCCTGGATGTCGGTGGCCGGCGAGAAGCGCGCGACCTGGCCGCCCGGGCTGAACACGAGACCGTCGAACAGCCGGTCGAAGTCGGTGCCCCAACGATCGAGCTTGCGGGTACCCGAGAAGAACGGACTCCAGCGCATGAGAGTGGTCATGATTGCAGTTCCTCCTGATGATGTGACGCCCGGCTCGAATCGCCGGACGGGATGACGGATGCACCGGCCCCCATTCAAAGCAGGCCTCGTACCAGCCTCGGATCGCCTGGCCAACCCTTTCAGCGACAGTGGATTATGGAGCCGGATTCAATTCGGATGTCGGCGGTTGCCGCGGATCGCGTTCACGTCCGCAACGCCGGCGTTTCGCTCGCGAACGGCCGGCGTTTCGAATCGAACTGCGCCAGGCGCTGGAGCCCTTGGGCGCGCCTCGCCGAGCCGCTAAGGTGCCGCGCGTGAAGATCGCGCTGTTTCTCCCCCACGTCGGCGTATTCGGCGGCGTCCGCCGCTTTCTCGAGCTCGGCAACAGCTGGACGGCGAGTGGCCACGCCGTGATGCTCTTCCATCCCGGCGGCGAGCCGCCCGCCTGGTTGGGATTCGCCGGCGAGGTGCGCAAGCTCGAAGCGGCCCGCCACCAGCGCTCGGACCTCGCCATCTCGGCCGACCCGCACACCTTCGATGCGTTTCGCCGCCACGAGTCGGCCCGCCACCTCTATTACTGCGTGCTCGAGCGCGACCCGGGACTCGCCCTGGCGCTCCGCGACCGCGAGTTGCTGCTGGCCGCGAATTCGGGCCCGCTCCGCCGCGCGCTCGCCGCGCGCGCTCGCCGTCCGGTGCTCGACGGCATCGGCGGCATCCGGCTCGAACAGTTCCATCCCGCGCCCGAGCAGCGCGCCGATCGACCGCTGCGCGTGCTCCTGAACGGCCGGCGCTCGCGCGAAAAGAAGGGCACCGATCTGATCCTCGCCTCCCTCGAGGCGGTGCGGCGCAGCGTTCCCGAGTTCGAGACCGTACTGTTCGACAGTCTCGGGCCCGGCAACGCTCAGGACCCGCGTGAGGGCGCGCGGCTGCCGAGCAGCGCCCGCTTCGTGATCAATCCGAGCCAGGACCAGCTGGTCCGGCTCTACCAGTCCTGTCACGTGTTCGTGGCGGCCGAGCGGAAGGCCGGCTGGTGCAACACCGCGCTCGAAGCCATGGCCTGCGGGGCGGCGGTGGTCTGCACGCCGAGCGGCACCACCGATTTCGCGCGTGATGGCGACAACGCCCTGATGGTTCGCGTGCGCCACGCATGGTTTCTCTCGCGCGCGCTGCGTCGCGTGCTCGGCGATCCGGAGCTGCGCGCGAGGCTCAGCAGTCGGGCGCCGCTCGGGCTCGAACGATGGAGCTGGGATCGGCTGGCCGAGAAGCTCCTGAGCCAGCTGCCGGCGGAAGGCGCCGCCGGCGGGGCTCAGCGCTGAGGCAGGTAGCCCGACTTTTCGCGGCCCACCAGCAGCTCGTCCTTCGTATAGATGAACGCGTCGCGCCGGTAGTCGGAGAGCTCGAAGTCCTTCTCGAGGTAGATGGCGTCCTCGGGACACGCCTCCTCGCACATGCCACAGAAAATGCAGCGCAGCATGTTGATCTCGTACCGCTCGGCGTAGCGCTCGCCGTGGGAGCTCGGGCGGTTCGGATCGTTTTCCGCGGCCTTGACGAAGATCGCGTCGGCCGGGCAGGCCACCGCGCACAGCTCGCAGCCCACGCACCGCTCGAGACCGTCCTCGTGGCGGGTGAGGATGTGGAGCCCGCGGAAGCGGGGGGTCATCTGCAGCTGCTCGTCCGGATACTGGACGGTGAACGGCTTTCGGAACAGGTTCTCGAACGTGACGCCGAGCCCCGTCGCCAGCTCTTTCAGCATTCCGCCTCCGCGTGACTCACGAATCCCCGACCAAGGCAGAATATCCAGCGGCTATCGCCGGCGCAAGCGCGCGGCTCACAAACGCGGCAGCGTGATGCCGCGCTGCCGCTGATACTTGCCGGCCTTGTCGCGGTACGAGGTCTCGCAGGGCTCGTCGCTCTCGAAGAACAGCACCTGAGCGATCCCCTCGTTGGCGTAGATCTTGGCGGGCAGGGGCGTGGTGTTGCTGATCTCGAGCGTGACGTGACCCTCCCACTCCGGTTCGAATGGCGTCACGTTGGTGATGATGCCGCAGCGGGCATAGGTGCTCTTCCCGACGCAGATGGTCAGGACATTTCTCGGAATCCGGAAGTACTCGATGGTGCGCGCCAGCGCGAACGAATTGGGCGGAACGATGCAAATGGGCCCGTGGAAGTCCACCATCGAGGCCGGATCCACGTGCTTGGGGTCCACCACGGTGGACATGACGTTGGTGAAGATCTTGAATTCGTCGGCCACGCGGATGTCGTATCCGTAGGAAGAGATTCCGTATGACACCACGCCCTCGCGCACCTGCTTCTCTTCGAACGGCTCGATCATGCCGTATTCCCGGCACATCTTTCGGATCCAGTGGTCGGGCTTGATGGACACTCGTCAGTCTCCGGGGGTGAGTCGTCCGAGCAGTCGCAGGGCGTGGGTCAGCTCGGGAATGAGCAGCTCGCGAAGTCCCAGCTCGACGGCCGCCGGGGAGCCGGGAAGGTAGGCCACCAGCCGCCCGCGAGCCACCCCGGCCCCGGCGCGCGACAGCCAGGCTGCGGCCCCGACCTGGCGGGACGATCGATCGCGAAAGCGCTCGCCGAATCCCGGCAGCGCGAGGTCGAGCAGCGGCTCGACCGCCTGCGGAGTCACGTCGCGGGGCGAGACGCCGGTGCCGCCGGTCAGGAGCACCAGGTCGGCGCCGGTGGCCAGCGCCCGGCGCAGTTCACGCCGGATCGGCGCGATTCGATCGCGTACCCAGCGGCGCTCCATTACCCGATGCCCCGCCGCTCGCAGCAGCGCTTCCGCGCGTGCCCCGCTCACGTCGGTGCTGCTCCCGCGCGTGTCGCTCACCGTCACCACCACGCATTCGGCGGCGCGCTCACCCCGCCGGCGCGCGGCATGCGCTCCACGGCGCGTGCGCATCGGCGTCACCGGGCCTGCTGCTCGGCCCACGTGGCGACGTCGCCGGCGCGCAACCCGAACCGCCGCTGCCAGAGTTCGGATTCGGCCAGCCGCTGCTCCGCCACTTCCTCGAGCGGAGGCTCCCACGCCGGCTCGGGCGCCGAGCCCGCCGGAACACCCGCCGGCGGCCCGCCGGCCAGCTCGGACCACTCGGCCAGCGTCCGGGCTTCGGGCCCGGCGATGTCGAACCAGCCCTCCCAGGTCCCGCTCTGCGACAGCGCGTGATGCATCACTTCGACTACGTCGCGCTCGAGCACCGGCATCACCAGCGAGCGCGCGAAAGGCCCGAGCCGCGGCCGCGACTTCAGCCGGCTCCAGAACGGGCTCGACTCGCCGATCAGCGGCGCCAGGCGAAGGACCAGGGTCGGGATCAGGCTGACGCGCGCGTACTCTTCGAGGCGCCACAGCTCGCGAAGGCTTTCCGCTCGCGCGTCGGGGTGAACCCCCATGCGGCTCAGCACCAGGATCCGTGCCCCGCGCGCGACGTGCCACGAACCGAACCACACTCCGAGCCGCATCCAGTCCACCGGTCGGGCGAGCAGCAGCGTCGCCCCGGGCCCGCCGGTCGGCGATTCCGACTCGACCACCGAATGACCGCGCGCCCCGAGGGCGTCGATCAGCCGGGGAACCGGGGCGTCGAAACGGCCGGGAACGTGGATCATCGCGAGGCCGCGAGCGCGCGCTCGATCTGCCGCCGGTGCGACGCCTCGTGCTCGACCCACGACCGCACCGCGTCGGCGACCGAGTACGGACCGCGTCGCGAATGGATTCCGCGTCGCGCCCATTCGGTGGATCGGAGCGGCGCGAGCCGTTCGAGCGCCGTCCGCCGCGACTCGCGCCAGCGCTCGATCTGCGCCCGGGGCGCGAGCCCCGGGGTGCCGGCCGAGGCGCGGATCGCGATCAGATCCACCTCGGGCAGCTCGGGACGCTCTTCGCGCAGCAAGCGCTCGAGGCGGGGTCCGAACACGTGGGCGTCGGATTCGAGCAGGTGGGCGACGACCTCGTGAGCGCTCCAGCGATCCGGGCCCGGCCGGCGCGTCCAGCGCGCCTCGCCGCTCACTTCGAGGAGCGAGGCCGCCCAGCCCGGCGCCTCGGCCAGCGCGGCCAGCCGCTGGCCCCATTCGAGGTGACTCATCGCCGCGGGCGGGAGCCCGCGCACTCCGAGCGGGTGATCCGCCGCCGGGATCGGCTGGCCGAATCCGCGCGCCAGATACTCGCGCGACAGCGCCACGTAGTGACGGTTGCCGTCGCGGATCGCGGCGCGATGCGACTCCTGAACCGGTCCCAGCACCCGTGCCGGCGCTCCCACCACCAGGCTCCCGGGCGGGATCTGCTGGCCTTCGCGCACCAGGGCGCCCGCCCCCACCAGCGAGCCGGTGCCGATATGGGCACCGGAGAGCACGATCGAACCCATGCCGATCAGGCATTCGTCCTCGATCACGCACCCGTGCACCACCGCGCGGTGCCCGACCGTCACTCGCGAGCCGATCAGGGCCGGTTGGCCCTCGTCCACGTGGACCACGCTCAGGTCCTGCAGGTTGGTCTCCTCGCCCACCTCGATCCGGTCGGTATCGCCGCGAATCACGGTGTGGAACCAGACGCTGGCGCGCGGGCCGATGCGCACGGATCCGGTCACGACCGCCCCGGTGGCGAGGAACACGCTGGCGTCGATCTCGAGGTGAGTCTGCCAGCCGGTCGCCTGGCTCATCCCAGCACCGCGCGCTCGCCCACGAAGGGATTGGTCCGGCGTTCGATGCCGATCGTGGTGGCGGGCCCGTGCCCTGGATAGCAGCGCACCTGGTCGCCGAGCGTGAACAGCCGGGTCCGGATCGTCCGCTCGAGCAGCTCCCACGAAGCGCCGGGCAGATCGGTGCGTCCCACCGAACCCGCGAAGAGCGTGTCGCCCACCCACAGATCGTCGCCGTGCCGGAAGCAGACTCCGCCCGGAGAGTGTCCCGGCGTGTGGATGACCTCGAGGGCGGATTCGCCGATCGCGAGGCGCTGGCCGTCGGCCAGGTCGCGCAGGTCGACCGGCGGATCGGCGGGCGGCAGGCCGAACAAGATGCCCTGCTCCGCGATCCGCGCGAGCAGCGGGCGATCCGCGGGATGGAGCCAGCAAGGCAACGGCAGCACCTGCTGCACCGCGAGCATGCCGCAGGCGTGATCGTAGTGCGCGTGGGTGAGCAGCAGCAGCTCGAGCTTCACGCGCTCGCGCGCGATGCGCTCGAGCACCGCCTCGGGCTCGAAGCCCACGTCGATCACGGCCGCGACGCGAGTGGCATCGTCCACCAGCAGAAAGGTGTTGTTGTCGAGCGGGCCGAGATTGAGCGTGATCGCCGTCAGCGGCACGGGGCAATCGGCGAGCGCGGCGCGGCGCCGCTCAGGCCGCCTCCCAGCTCTGCTGCAGGTGCACCGCGTCGTCCTCGAGCGCCGGACTCTCGCACACCACCCAGCCCCGGACGCCCAGCGCCTTGAGCGCGCGCAACAATTCGCCGTAGCGGAATGCGGACTCGCGCAGCGGCACGTGCCGCCGCTCCCCCGAGGGGCCGAACTCGATGCCGGCGATGTGCACGTGCAGGGATTCGAGCGCCTCGGGACCCAGCCGGCGGCGGATGATTTCGAGCATGTCGGCGAAGTCGTCGAACCGATTGGGCTCGCCCTGCAGCCGGGCGTAGTGATGCGAGAAGTCGATGCAGGGTCGAACTCCGGGAATCATCTCGCACCACATCAGCGTCTCGTCGAACGAGCCGATCTGTGAAGGCCTGCCGGTCAGCTCGGGACGCACGTCGATCGCCACGCCGCGCTCGCGAAGGGCGCGGGTGACTTCGAGCAGAGCACGCCACACCCGCACCCGTGCGTGGTGCGGATCCTGGCCGCCGAGAAAACCCGGGTGGAAGCAGAAGCTGCGCGCGCCGCAGCGCGCGGCCAGAACGCCGGTCTCGATCAGGCGCCGAACGCTGCGGTCGATGGTGTCGCGGTCCCCGCACAGATTGAGGTAATAGGGAGCGTGGGCGGTCAGCTCAAGGCCGGTCTCGCGTGCGGCCCGGGCGATGCGATCGGCGGTCTCGGGCTTCATTCGCACCCCGTTCCCCCACGCCATCTCGAGGCAGGTGAGGCCCAGCTCGGCGGCCCGACGAATGCCGGCTTCGGTGGCGGGTCGAGCGCTGGAGCGCGGAATTCCCGAGGTCCCGAAGCGCGGGCGCTCCGGCGCGAGGCGCGAATCAGGCGTGGGGTCCATGGCGCGAAGCACGGTACGGAGGGCTCAGACCGCGGTCAAGGAGGGCGAGCCTAGAACGCCTGGCTCGAGCCCACCGAGAGCACCGGCTGGCGCCTCCCGTCGCGCGTGGGGTGGATGGGCCAGGCGAGATCGACCCGAAACACCGGACCCAGCGCCGAGCGGGGCGGCGCGATCCGCAGGCCGAACCCGGCGTCGTGGAAGGAGCCCGCACCTTCGCTGCCCGGACCCCGAGCGTTGGCGCCGTCATAGAAGATCGCCGAGCCCAGCGAGGCCATCTGCAGTACGTCGCGAACCAGGGTGAGGCGGTCTTCGACGTTCCAGCGCAGCACCTGGGTGCCGGCCACGGCGTGCACGGGATAGGCGCGCAGGCCGTTCAACCCGCCGATCGTCACCTGAAAGGTACGCGGCATGTTGTAGCCGCCGGTTCCCGTGAGCCCGAACACCAGCGAATGCGAGAGACTGGGCTGCCGAATCCATCGCGCCTCGAGCGTGGCCAGCATTTCGCGGGGCCCGCGCCGCAGGCGGGTCGACAGCGCCGAGCGCAGGAATCCGAACCCGAACCGCGTCTGCGCCCCGAGATCGAGCTGTCCCTGCGCATAGCCCTCGTCGGCCGTGCTGCCGAACGCCTTCGGCGCGTATCCGCCCTTGACAGCCAGTGACGGGCCGAGATCGTAGTCCTCGACCCGATCGATGCGCTCGATGCCAATGCGCTCCACGTAGTCGGGCTTCCAGAAGCGCGCCTGAATCGCCAGGCGCCGCAGGCTCAGGGATTCCTCCGGGCCGATGAAGGCGGCCGGGGGCGGCTGGGATGGCGAGTACTGGGTGGCGCCCAGTCGCCGGTCGAGCGTGTAGAACGAGGTCGTCCAGCGGAGGATGTTGCCGTCGTCGCGCCTCCCCCGCCCGAAGAACCATTCGGTCTCCTCGAGGTGCTGGGGAACGACCGCGACTTCGGTGTTGTTCTCGAAGAGATGAGACTGGCTGGTGGCGCGGTTCCCGAGCCCCCCGAACGACAGCCGCGTGTCCTCGGCATAGAAGGGCACGGCGGCACCGAAGAAATCGGTGGCGCCGCTGGTGCCGCGCGAGGCGTCGTAATCGAGCTGCAGCCGCGTGCCCGCGAAGCCCGGATCGTGAAGAGCGATGCCGCGCGTGATTCCCACCGGGTCCTCGCGATAGGCGAGCGTCAGCGACTTGCCGAGCCCGAGCAAATTGCGCTCGCTGAACGCCAGTGAGCCGAAGTGGCCGCCCGAAGCCTGCTGGACGTCGAACTCGGGTTGCGTGGTCCAGAAGTCGTGGGTCTGGACCGCGACCTCGACCGAGTCGCCCACCGGGCGCGCGGAGATGTGATCGGGCTCGAGGAATCCCAGCATGCGCAGCTGGCGCGCGGCCTCCCGCCCGCGATCGGTGGTCCATCGCTCGTCCGGGCGAAGGATGAGCTGATCGCGGACCGTCTGCTTCCGGGTGCGCACGTGCAGCTTGTTGGCCATGCGGCCGATCGGACGCAGCGCGCCGGTCGGAAGCGGATCGAAGATATTGCGCGAGGTGATCTCGATGTTGCGGATCGGAAGGCCTTCGAGCGCCGGAACGTCGGTCACGCGCGTCGTGTCGGGCGCCATCCAGGCCGGCGCCGGCGCCGGGTCATCGGCCGCCCGCGAGCCGCACGGCGAAATGCCGAGGAGCAGGAGCGCGACGAGCCCTGCCGCTCCCGGACGGCTAGATCCCCGTGTTCCGCCCGGTCCGTGGCGGGTCGCTACCATTCGGTGAGATCAGTGGCGGCCGCCCGTTGACAGGCGCTCGCGCGCCAGCTGCGCCTCTCCGGAGAGCGGGAAGCGCTTGACCAGGTCCTCGAGCGTCTTCCTGGAATCGGCGTCCTTGCCGAGCTTGTCCTCGCACAGCGCGCGCTTGTAGAGGGCCGCCGGCACCTTGTCACCCTTCGGCCACTGGGTCTCCACCCTGGCGTACTCGACCGCCGCACTGTCGAACTGCGATTGCGCGAACAGACACTCGCCCACCCCATATTGCGCGTTATCGGCGAGCTCGCTGCCGGGGTTCTGCTTCACGAATTCTCGGAAGCCCTGCAGCGCCATTGAATAGCGTCCCTGAGTGAGATCCAGGGCGGCCTGGTCGTACAGCTGGCCGGCATCGGCCGCGGCCGGAGTGGCGGGCGCATGCTGCGACGGCTGCTGAAACCGGCCCATGACGTCCTCGAGTCTCGCTTCCAGCCGGCTCATCTGATCGAGCTGCTGCTGAGTGTCGGTGCCGGTCGCGGCACGCGTGCTGAGCAACAGATCGTGCTGCTCGCTCACCTCGCGGTGGATGTCGAGCAGCGTCTGATAGGCGATCGAGTCGCGCACCACCAGCGTGTCGACCACCACGCGCAGACTGTCCACGTCACCGCGCAGCGTCATCAGCGAGGGCGGCACGCAGCCGCTCATCGCGATCGCGCCGGCGGCGAGCAGCGCCGCCACTGCGCCCGCCGCGCGGGCGCCCGGTCCTGCCGGGCCCCGCGTGACGACCGCATTCCAAAGCGCGTTCAATCTCACTGAGAGACGAATTGCGCCCGACGATTCTGGGACCACGCCGACTCGTCGTGTCCTTCAGCGAACGGGCGCTCCTTGCCGTACGAGATCACCTTGAAACGCGACGCATCGATGCCGGCCTGCACCAGATAATCGCGAGCCGCGTTGGCGCGACGCTCGCCGAGCGCCTGGTTGTACTCGACCGTACCGCGCTCGTCGCAGTGTCCCTCGACCGTGATGTGCCAGCCGGCATTGTCGCGCAGCAGCTTGGCGTCCTTGTCGAGCGCCGCGCGCGCATCGTCACGCAGGGCGTCCGAGTCGTAGTCGAAGAACGCCGGCTGGAGATCGGAGACGCTGGCGGTAGGCGGAGGAGGCGGCGTCGGCGTCGGCACCGGGGCCGGGGCCGGCGTC
The sequence above is drawn from the Candidatus Sulfotelmatobacter sp. genome and encodes:
- the dnaK gene encoding molecular chaperone DnaK, which encodes MKGERNIMGKVIGIDLGTTNSCVAVMEGGEPKVIANAEGFRTTPSVVAFSKAGERLVGLVARRQAVTNPKNTIYSIKRFMGRKYDEVTGEIKLVPYEVTRGPNGDARVRVSGQEYSPPEISAMILQKMRQTAEEYLGEKVTEAVVTVPAYFNDSQRQATKDAGRVAGLDVKRIINEPTAAALAYGLDKKKDEKIAVFDLGGGTFDISILEIGDGVFEVRSTNGDTHLGGDDFDQKVIDWLAAEFQKQEGIDLRRDPMALQRLKEAAEKAKCELSGTLQTDVNLPFITADQNGPKHMNITLTRARLEQIVADLIERCRGPVMQALKDAGLQASQIDEVVLVGGSTRMPKVQELVKEIFGREPHKGVNPDEVVAVGAAIQGAVLAGDVRDVVLLDVTPLSLGIETLGGVMTPLITRNTTIPTRKMEVFSTASDSQTSVEVHVLQGERPMARDNKTIGRFHLDGIPPAPRGIPQIEVAFDIDANGILHVSAKDRASGKEQSIRIEASSGLNEADIQKMVRDAEEHAGEDRKRKEAVEARNRGDALVYEIEKNLKEHGEKLEAGLKGRIEESLGRLREALKGEDPAAITSASESLQQAWHEAAASLYQTAGAGAQSQPGPKPEPDTEKKSGSGAVDADFEVMN
- a CDS encoding Hsp20/alpha crystallin family protein — protein: MTTLMRWSPFFSGTRKLDRWGTDFDRLFDGLVFSPGGQVARFSPATDIQETPEAFIVRLDLPGVAQGDVKVSLLGDELTISGERKQDEARKEGRLEYRERVFGSFQRGFTLSAPVQADQVKATFKDGVLEVHVPKAPQARSREIEIQVG
- a CDS encoding glycosyltransferase family 4 protein; this encodes MKIALFLPHVGVFGGVRRFLELGNSWTASGHAVMLFHPGGEPPAWLGFAGEVRKLEAARHQRSDLAISADPHTFDAFRRHESARHLYYCVLERDPGLALALRDRELLLAANSGPLRRALAARARRPVLDGIGGIRLEQFHPAPEQRADRPLRVLLNGRRSREKKGTDLILASLEAVRRSVPEFETVLFDSLGPGNAQDPREGARLPSSARFVINPSQDQLVRLYQSCHVFVAAERKAGWCNTALEAMACGAAVVCTPSGTTDFARDGDNALMVRVRHAWFLSRALRRVLGDPELRARLSSRAPLGLERWSWDRLAEKLLSQLPAEGAAGGAQR
- the nuoI gene encoding NADH-quinone oxidoreductase subunit NuoI, encoding MLKELATGLGVTFENLFRKPFTVQYPDEQLQMTPRFRGLHILTRHEDGLERCVGCELCAVACPADAIFVKAAENDPNRPSSHGERYAERYEINMLRCIFCGMCEEACPEDAIYLEKDFELSDYRRDAFIYTKDELLVGREKSGYLPQR
- the dcd gene encoding dCTP deaminase encodes the protein MSIKPDHWIRKMCREYGMIEPFEEKQVREGVVSYGISSYGYDIRVADEFKIFTNVMSTVVDPKHVDPASMVDFHGPICIVPPNSFALARTIEYFRIPRNVLTICVGKSTYARCGIITNVTPFEPEWEGHVTLEISNTTPLPAKIYANEGIAQVLFFESDEPCETSYRDKAGKYQRQRGITLPRL
- a CDS encoding molybdenum cofactor biosynthesis protein B; amino-acid sequence: MRTRRGAHAARRRGERAAECVVVTVSDTRGSSTDVSGARAEALLRAAGHRVMERRWVRDRIAPIRRELRRALATGADLVLLTGGTGVSPRDVTPQAVEPLLDLALPGFGERFRDRSSRQVGAAAWLSRAGAGVARGRLVAYLPGSPAAVELGLRELLIPELTHALRLLGRLTPGD
- a CDS encoding DinB family protein produces the protein MSQATGWQTHLEIDASVFLATGAVVTGSVRIGPRASVWFHTVIRGDTDRIEVGEETNLQDLSVVHVDEGQPALIGSRVTVGHRAVVHGCVIEDECLIGMGSIVLSGAHIGTGSLVGAGALVREGQQIPPGSLVVGAPARVLGPVQESHRAAIRDGNRHYVALSREYLARGFGQPIPAADHPLGVRGLPPAAMSHLEWGQRLAALAEAPGWAASLLEVSGEARWTRRPGPDRWSAHEVVAHLLESDAHVFGPRLERLLREERPELPEVDLIAIRASAGTPGLAPRAQIERWRESRRTALERLAPLRSTEWARRGIHSRRGPYSVADAVRSWVEHEASHRRQIERALAASR
- a CDS encoding MBL fold metallo-hydrolase, giving the protein MPLTAITLNLGPLDNNTFLLVDDATRVAAVIDVGFEPEAVLERIARERVKLELLLLTHAHYDHACGMLAVQQVLPLPCWLHPADRPLLARIAEQGILFGLPPADPPVDLRDLADGQRLAIGESALEVIHTPGHSPGGVCFRHGDDLWVGDTLFAGSVGRTDLPGASWELLERTIRTRLFTLGDQVRCYPGHGPATTIGIERRTNPFVGERAVLG
- a CDS encoding TIM barrel protein, with protein sequence MDPTPDSRLAPERPRFGTSGIPRSSARPATEAGIRRAAELGLTCLEMAWGNGVRMKPETADRIARAARETGLELTAHAPYYLNLCGDRDTIDRSVRRLIETGVLAARCGARSFCFHPGFLGGQDPHHARVRVWRALLEVTRALRERGVAIDVRPELTGRPSQIGSFDETLMWCEMIPGVRPCIDFSHHYARLQGEPNRFDDFADMLEIIRRRLGPEALESLHVHIAGIEFGPSGERRHVPLRESAFRYGELLRALKALGVRGWVVCESPALEDDAVHLQQSWEAA
- the ybgF gene encoding tol-pal system protein YbgF encodes the protein MAALLAAGAIAMSGCVPPSLMTLRGDVDSLRVVVDTLVVRDSIAYQTLLDIHREVSEQHDLLLSTRAATGTDTQQQLDQMSRLEARLEDVMGRFQQPSQHAPATPAAADAGQLYDQAALDLTQGRYSMALQGFREFVKQNPGSELADNAQYGVGECLFAQSQFDSAAVEYARVETQWPKGDKVPAALYKRALCEDKLGKDADSRKTLEDLVKRFPLSGEAQLARERLSTGGRH
- the pal gene encoding peptidoglycan-associated lipoprotein Pal, with amino-acid sequence MKNPKLRTVVALALFAGALMLGSCAKKATQQPPTPATPPPAPAATPPPAPTPPPTPAPAPVPTPTPPPPPTASVSDLQPAFFDYDSDALRDDARAALDKDAKLLRDNAGWHITVEGHCDERGTVEYNQALGERRANAARDYLVQAGIDASRFKVISYGKERPFAEGHDESAWSQNRRAQFVSQ